The following proteins are co-located in the Nocardia bhagyanarayanae genome:
- a CDS encoding HD domain-containing protein, translating to MSPEVERELLERWTALAGRAAEPVGEDLVRRYGEPHRRYHTVEHLAAMLRVIDELADQADDAAAVRYAAFFHDAVYAVDRADNEELSAELAEVMLENIGASTELVREVGRLVRLTKSHEPAPEDRNGGVLCDADLAVLAADETGYAAYAAAVRAEYAHVPDDLYRAGRTAVLESLARQPHLFHTEIARRRFESTARANLRREIATLADQPH from the coding sequence ATGTCACCTGAGGTGGAGCGGGAGCTGCTGGAGCGGTGGACGGCGCTGGCCGGTCGGGCGGCGGAGCCGGTCGGGGAGGACCTGGTGCGCAGGTACGGCGAACCGCATCGGCGCTATCACACCGTCGAGCACCTGGCGGCCATGTTGCGCGTCATCGATGAGCTGGCCGACCAGGCCGACGACGCGGCGGCCGTGCGCTACGCGGCGTTCTTTCACGACGCGGTGTACGCCGTCGACCGCGCCGACAACGAGGAGCTCAGCGCCGAACTCGCCGAGGTGATGCTCGAGAACATCGGTGCATCAACCGAACTCGTGCGCGAAGTCGGACGGCTGGTGCGGCTCACGAAATCCCACGAGCCCGCGCCGGAGGATCGCAACGGCGGTGTCCTTTGCGACGCCGATCTCGCCGTACTCGCCGCCGACGAAACCGGTTACGCCGCTTACGCGGCCGCGGTCCGCGCCGAATACGCCCACGTGCCGGACGACCTGTACCGCGCGGGCCGCACCGCCGTCCTCGAAAGCCTCGCCCGCCAGCCACACCTGTTCCACACCGAAATCGCTAGGCGCCGTTTCGAATCCACCGCCCGCGCCAACCTCCGCCGCGAAATCGCCACACTGGCCGATCAACCCCACTGA